From a single Phalacrocorax aristotelis chromosome 1, bGulAri2.1, whole genome shotgun sequence genomic region:
- the SYPL1 gene encoding synaptophysin-like protein 1 yields the protein MAGLRVDFGVLLEPLGFIKVLEWIFSIFAFATCGGFQGETTLLVSCKGVVNRTVTAAFAYPFRLNTVVFSAPNPKRCGGTWTDVYLVGNFSSSAQFFVTLAVVVFLYCIAALVVYIGYKHVYQQNSKFPLTDLTITVITAFLWLVSTFAWGKALADIKISTGASIIPGIESCKAPGTTCHFASVTRMGALNVSVVFGLLNMVLWGGNIWFVYKDTNLHNQSSRISQSPGTYPTQRRV from the exons ATGGCTGGCTTGAGGGTGGACTTTGGTGTGCTTTTGGAGCCTCTGGGCTTCATTAAGGTCCTTGAGTGG attttttccatctttgctTTTGCCACATGTGGAGGCTTTCAAGGCGAAACTACCCTTCTAGTTTCCTGCAAAGGTGTGGTAAACAGAACAGTTACAGCTGCTTTTGCTTATCCATTCAG GTTGAACACTGTTGTATTTAGTGCACCAAACCCAAAACGCTGCGGTGGTACTTGGACTGACGTCTATCTCGTGGGCAACTTCTCCTCTTCTGCACAGTTCTTTGTTACGCTCGCAGTGGTGGTATTCCTCTACTGCATTGCTGCCCTTGTGGTATATATTGGATATAAGCATGTGTATCAGCAAAACAGCAAGTTTCCCCTAACT gactTGACTATCACTGTCATCACAGCTTTTCTGTGGCTGGTCAGTACTTTTGCTTGGGGAAAGGCACTTGCTGACATCAAAATATCCACAGGGGCCAGCATTATTCCAGGAATTGAGTCCTGTAAAGCACCAGGAACAACTTGTCATTTTGCTTCTGTGACCAGGATGGGAGCTCTGAATGTGTCTGTG GTGTTTGGCTTACTTAATATGGTTTTATGGGGAGGAAATATTTGGTTTGTATACAAGGACACCAACCTGCACAACCAATCAAGCAGAATTTCTCAAAGTCCAGGAACATATCCAACTCAAAGACGAGTATAA